The following proteins are encoded in a genomic region of Lemur catta isolate mLemCat1 chromosome 10, mLemCat1.pri, whole genome shotgun sequence:
- the NOTCH1 gene encoding neurogenic locus notch homolog protein 1 isoform X1, giving the protein MVPWVEGRWWILRRVVGAVVQARLTSLLVPSPGPRCSQPGETCLNGGKCEVVNGTEACLCSGAFVGPRCQDPSPCLSSPCKNAGTCHVVDRGGVADYTCSCLLGFSGPLCLTPLDNACLTNPCRNGGTCDLLTLTEYKCRCPPGWSGKSCQQADPCASNPCANGGQCLPFEASYICHCPASFHGPTCRQDVNECSQNPGLCRHGGTCHNEVGSYHCTCRATHTGPNCELPYVPCSPSPCQNGGTCRPTGDVTHECACLPGFTGQNCEENVDDCPGNDCKNGGACVDGVNTYNCRCPPEWTGQYCTEDVDECQLMPNACQNGGTCHNTHGSYSCVCVNGWTGEDCSENIDDCASAACFHGATCHDRVASFYCECPHGRTGLLCHLNDACISNPCNEGSNCDTNPVNGKAICTCPSGYTGPACSQDVDECSLGANPCEHAGKCINTLGSFECQCLQGYTGPRCEIDVNECISNPCQNDATCLDQIGEFQCICMPGYEGVHCEVNTDECASSPCLHSGRCLDKINEFQCECPTGFTGHLCQYDVDECASTPCRNGAKCLDGPNTYVCVCAEGYTGAHCEVDIDECDPDPCHYGSCKDGVATFTCLCRPGYTGHHCETNVNECYSQPCRHGGTCQDRDNSYLCFCLKGTTGPNCEINLDDCASSPCEAGTCLDKIDGYECACDPGYTGSVCNIDIDECAGDPCHNGGTCEDGVNGFTCRCPEGYHDPTCLSEVNECNSDPCIHGACRDGFNGYKCDCDPGWSGANCDVNNDECESNPCVNGGSCKDMTSGYVCTCREGFSGPNCQTNINECASNPCLNQGTCIDDVAGYKCNCLLPYTGATCEVVLAPCAPSPCRNSGQCQESEDYESFSCICPVGWQGQTCEIDVNECVKSPCQHGASCLNTNGSYRCHCQAGYAGRNCETDVDDCQPNPCHNGGSCTDGVNTAFCDCLPGFQGTFCEEDIDECASNPCRNGANCTDCVDSYTCTCPTGFSGIHCENNTPDCTESSCFNGGTCVDGINSFTCLCPPGFTGSYCQHDINECDSRPCLHGGTCQDSCGTYKCTCPQGYTGLNCQNLVRWCDASPCKNGGKCWQTHTLYRCECPSGWTGLYCDVPSVSCEVAAQQRGVDVAHLCRHGGLCVNAGNTHHCRCQAGYTGSYCEDLVDECLPSPCQNGATCTDYLGGYSCKCVAGYHGVNCSEEINECLSHPCQNGGTCIDLVNTYKCSCPRGTQGVHCEINVDDCNPPVDPVSRSPKCFNNGTCVDQVGGYSCTCPPGFVGERCEGDVNECLSNPCDARGTQNCVQRVNDFHCECRAGHTGRRCESVINGCKGKPCQNGGTCAVAANTARGFICRCPAGFEGATCENDARTCGSLRCLHGGTCVSGPRSPTCLCLGPFTGPECQFPASSPCLSGNPCYNQGSCEPTPESPFYRCLCPAKFNGLLCHILDYSFGGGAGRDIPPPQIEEACELPECREDAGNKVCSPQCNSHACGWDGGDCSLNFNDPWKNCTQALQCWKYFSDGRCDSQCNSAGCLFDGFDCQRAEGQCNPLYDQYCKDHFSDGHCDQGCNSAECEWDGLDCAEHVPERLAAGTLVVVVLMPPEQLRNNSFHFLRELSRVLHTNVVFKRDAHGQHMIFPYYGREEELRKHPIKRAAAEGWAAPGTLLGQVTASLLPGGGGVRRRRELDPMDIRGSIVYLEIDNRQCVQSSSQCFQSTTDVAAFLSALASLGSLNIPYKIEAVQSETVEPPPPSQLHFMYVAAAAFVLLFFVGCGVLLSRKRRRQHGQLWFPEGFKVPEASKKKRREPLGEDSVGLKPLKNASDGALMDDNQNEWGDEDLEPRKFRFEEPVVLPDPDDQTDHRQWTQQHLDAADLRLSAMAPTPPQGEVDADCMDVNVRGPDGFTPLMIASCSGGGLETGNSEEEEDAPAVISDFIYQGASLHNQTDRTGETALHLAARYSRSDAAKRLLEASADANIQDNMGRTPLHAAVSADAQGVFQILIRNRATDLDARMHDGTTPLILAARLAVEGMLEDLINSHADVNAVDDLGKSALHWAAAVNNVDAAVVLLKNGANKDMQNNKEETPLFLAAREGSYETAKVLLDHFANRDITDHMDRLPRDIAQERMHHDIVRLLDEYNLVRSPQLHGATLGGTPTLSPPLCSPSGYLGNLKPAVQGKKARKPSAKGLACGSKEAKDLKARRKKSQDGKGCLLDSSSLLSPVDSLESPHGYLSDVASPPLLPSPFQQSPSMPLSHLPGMPDTHLGLGHLNVAAKPEMAALGGGGRLAFEAGPPRLSHLPVASSTGTVLGSGGGGGAMNFGVGGAASLNGQCEWLSRLQSGLVPNQYNPLRGNVASGTLSTPAPALQHGMVGPLHGSLAASTLSQMMSYQGLPNTRLATQPHLGQAQQVQQQNLQMQQQNLPPPNIQQQQNLQPPQPHLGVSSAASGHLGRSFLGGEPSQADVQPLGPSSLTVHTVLPPEGLALPTSLPSSLAPPVTTAQFLTPPSQHSYSSSPVDNTPSHQLQVPEHPFLTPSPESPDQWSSSSPHSNVSDWSEGVSSPPTSMQSQIAHIPEAFK; this is encoded by the exons CTGCAGCGGAGCCTTCGTGGGCCCACGGTGCCAGGACCCCAGCCCATGCCTCAGCTCCCCCTGCAAGAACGCCGGGACCTGCCACGTGGTGGACCGCGGTGGCGTGGCCGACTACACCTGCAGCTGCCTCCTGGGCTTCTCTGGGCCCCTCTGCCTGACGCCCCTGGACAATGCCTGCCTCACCAACCCCTGCCGCAACGGGGGCACCTGTGACCTGCTCACGCTCACCGAGTACAAGTGCCGCTGCCCCCCGGGCTGGTCAG GGAAGTCGTGCCAGCAGGCTGATCCCTGCGCCTCCAACCCCTGCGCCAACGGCGGCCAGTGCCTGCCCTTCGAGGCCTCGTACATTTGCCACTGCCCGGCCAGCTTCCACGGCCCCACCTGCAGGCAGGATGTCAACGAGTGTAGCCAGAACCCCGGGCTCTGCCGCCACGGGGGCACCTGTCACAACGAGGTCGGCTCCTACCACTGCACGTGCCGCGCCACCCACACCGGCCCCAACTGCGAGTTGCCCTACGTGCCCTGCAGCCCCTCGCCCTGCCAGAACGGGGGCACCTGCCGCCCCACGGGGGATGTCACCCACGAGTGTGCCTGCCTGCCAG GCTTCACCGGCCAGAACTGCGAGGAGAATGTTGACGACTGCCCAGGGAACGACTGCAAGAACGGGGGTGCCTGTGTGGACGGCGTGAACACATACAACTGCCGGTGCCCACCGGAGTGGACAG GTCAGTACTGCACGGAGGACGTGGACGAGTGCCAGCTCATGCCCAACGCCTGCCAGAACGGCGGGACCTGCCACAACACCCACGGCAGCTACAGTTGCGTGTGCGTCAATGGCTGGACCGGGGAGGACTGCAGTGAGAACATCGACGACTGCGCCAGCGCCGCCTGTTTCCACGGCGCCACCTGCCACGACCGCGTGGCCTCCTTCTACTGCGAGTGTCCCCATGGCCGCACGG GCCTGCTGTGCCACCTCAACGACGCCTGCATCAGCAACCCCTGCAACGAGGGCTCCAACTGCGACACCAACCCTGTCAACGGCAAGGCCATCTGCACCTGCCCCTCGGGGTACACGGGGCCGGCCTGCAGCCAGGACGTGGACGAGTGCTCACTGG GTGCCAACCCCTGCGAGCACGCCGGCAAGTGCATCAACACGCTGGGCTCCTTCGAGTGCCAGTGTCTGCAGGGCTACACGGGCCCGCGCTGCGAGATCGACGTCAACGAGTGCATCTCGAACCCGTGCCAGAACGACGCCACCTGCTTGGACCAGATCGGGGAGTTCCAGTGCATCTGCATGCCGG GTTACGAGGGCGTGCACTGCGAGGTCAACACGGACGAATGTGCCAGCAGCCCCTGCCTGCACAGCGGCCGCTGCCTGGACAAGATCAACGAGTTCCAGTGCGAGTGTCCCACGG GCTTCACCGGGCACCTGTGTCAGTACGACGTGGACGAGTGTGCGAGCACCCCGTGCAGGAACGGCGCCAAGTGCCTGGACGGACCCAACACCTACGTCTGCGTGTGCGCGGAAG GCTACACGGGGGCCCACTGCGAAGTGGACATAGATGAGTGTGACCCCGACCCCTGTCACTATGGCTCCTGCAAGGACGGCGTCGCCACCTTCACTTGCCTGTGCCGGCCCGGCTACACGGGGCACCACTGCGAGACCAATGTCAACGAGTGCTACAGCCAGCCCTGCCGCCACGGCGGCACCTGCCAGGACCGCGACAACTCCTACCTCTGCTTCTGCCTCAAGGGGACCACAG gaccCAACTGCGAGATCAACCTGGACGACTGTGCCAGCAGCCCCTGCGAGGCGGGCACCTGCCTGGACAAGATCGACGGCTACGAGTGTGCCTGCGACCCCGGCTACACAG GGAGCGTGTGCAACATCGACATCGACGAGTGTGCGGGCGACCCCTGCCACAACGGCGGCACCTGCGAGGACGGCGTCAACGGCTTCACCTGCCGCTGCCCCGAGGGCTACCACGACCCCACATGCCTGTCCGAGGTCAACGAGTGCAACAGCGACCCCTGCATCCACGGGGCCTGCCGGGACGGCTTCAACGG GTACAAGTGTGACTGTGACCCCGGGTGGAGTGGGGCCAACTGTGATGTCAACAACGACGAGTGCGAGTCGAACCCCTGCGTCAACGGCGGAAGCTGCAAGGACATGACCAGCGGCTACGTGTGCACCTGCCGGGAAGGCTTCAGTG GCCCCAACTGCCAGACCAACATCAACGAGTGCGCGTCCAACCCGTGTCTGAACCAGGGCACGTGCATCGACGACGTTGCCGGCTACAAGTGCAACTGCCTGCTGCCCTACACAG GAGCCACCTGTGAGGTGGTCCTGGCCCCgtgtgcccccagcccctgcagaaACAGTGGGCAGTGCCAGGAGTCCGAGGACTACGAGAGCTTCTCCTGCATCTGCCCCGTGGGCTGGCAAG GGCAGACCTGCGAGATCGACGTCAACGAGTGCGTGAAGAGCCCGTGCCAGCATGGCGCGTCCTGCCTTAACACCAATGGCAGCTACCGCTGCCACTGCCAGGCGGGCTACGCCGGGCGCAACTGCGAGACCGACGTCGACGACTGCCAGCCCA ACCCGTGTCACAACGGTGGCTCCTGCACAGACGGGGTCAACACGGCCTTCTGCGACTGCCTGCCTGGCTTCCAGGGCACCTTCTGCGAGGAGGACATTGACGAGTGCGCCAGCAACCCCTGCCGCAACGGCGCCAACTGCACGGACTGCGTGGACAGCTACACGTGCACCTGCCCCACGGGCTTCAGCGGGATCCACTGCGAGAACAACACTCCTGACTGCACGGAGAG ctcctGCTTCAACGGCGGCACCTGCGTGGATGGCATCAACTCCTTCACCTGCCTGTGCCCACCCGGCTTCACGGGCAGCTACTGCCAGCACGACATCAACGAGTGCGACTCACGGCCCTGCCTGCACGGTGGCACCTGCCAGGACAGCTGTGGCACCTACAAGTGCACCTGCCCCCAGGGCTACACTGGGCTCAACTGCCAG aACCTGGTGCGCTGGTGTGACGCGTCACCCTGCAAGAACGGCGGCAAGTGCTGGCAGACCCACACCCTCTACCGCTGTGAGTGCCCCAGCGGCTGGACCGGCCTCTACTGCGACGTGCCCAGCGTCTCCTGCGAGGTGGCCGCGCAGCAGCGAG GCGTCGACGTTGCCCACCTGTGCCGGCACGGGGGGCTCTGTGTGAACGCGGGCAACACGCACCACTGCCGCTGCCAGGCAGGCTACACGGGCAGCTACTGCGAGGACCTGGTGGACGAgtgcctgcccagcccctgccagaaCGGGGCCACCTGCACAGACTACCTGGGTGGCTACTCCTGCAAG TGCGTGGCCGGCTACCATGGGGTGAACTGCTCTGAGGAGATCAACGAGTGCCTGTCACACCCCTGCCAGAACGGGGGCACCTGCATTGACCTCGTCAACACCTACAAGTGTTCCTGCCCCCGGGGCACACAGG GGGTGCACTGTGAGATCAACGTGGATGACTGCAACCCCCCTGTGGACCCCGTGTCCCGGAGCCCCAAGTGCTTCAACAACGGCACCTGCGTGGACCAGGTGGGCGGCTACAGCTGCACCTGCCCGCCGGGCTTCGTGGGCGAGCGCTGCGAGGGAGACGTCAATGAGTGTCTGTCCAACCCGTGTGACGCGCGGGGCACCCAGAACTGCGTGCAGCGCGTCAACGACTTCCACTGCGAGTGCCGCGCCGGCCACACTG GGCGCCGCTGCGAGTCGGTCATCAACGGCTGCAAGGGCAAGCCCTGCCAGAACGGGGGCACCTGTGCCGTGGCTGCCAACACTGCCCGCGGGTTCATCTGCCGGTGCCCTGCG GGCTTCGAGGGCGCCACCTGCGAGAACGACGCTCGCACCTGTGGCAGCCTGCGCTGCCTCCACGGCGGCACGTGTGTGTCTGGCCCGAGAAGCCCCACCTGCCTGTGTCTGGGCCCCTTCACCGGCCCCGAGTGCCAGTTCCCGGCCAGCAGCCCCTGCCTGAGCGGCAACCCCTGCTACAACCAGGGCAGCTGTGAGCCCACACCCGAGAGCCCCTTCTATCGCTGCCTGTGCCCTGCCAAGTTCAATGGGCTCCTGTGCCACATCCTGGACTACAGCTtcgggggcggcgcggggcgcgACATCCCCCCGCCGCAGATCGAGGAGGCCTGCGAGCTGCCCGAGTGCCGGGAGGACGCCGGCAACAAGGTGTGCAGCCCGCAGTGCAACAGCCACGCCTGCGGCTGGGACGGCGGCGACTGCTCGCTCAACTTCAACGACCCCTGGAAGAACTGCACGCAGGCGCTGCAGTGCTGGAAGTACTTCAGCGACGGCCGCTGCGACAGCCAGTGCAACTCGGCCGGCTGCCTCTTCGACGGCTTTGACTGCCAGCGCGCCGAGGGCCAGTGCAA CCCCCTGTACGACCAGTACTGCAAGGACCACTTCAGCGACGGGCACTGCGACCAGGGCTGCAACAGCGCCGAGTGCGAGTGGGACGGGCTGGACTGCGCGGAGCACGTGCCCGAGCGGCTGGCGGCCGGCacgctggtggtggtggtgctgatgCCGCCCGAGCAGCTGCGCAACAACTCCTTCCACTTCCTGCGCGAGCTCAGCCGCGTGCTGCACACCAACGTGGTCTTCAAGCGCGACGCGCACGGCCAGCACATGATCTTCCCCTACTACGGCCGCGAGGAGGAGCTGCGCAAACACCCCATCAAGCGCGCTGCCGCCGAGGGCTGGGCCGCACCCGGCACCCTGCTGGGCCAGGTGACGGCCTCGCTGCTCCCCGGAGGTGGGGGTGTGCGCCGGCGCAGGGAGCTGGACCCCATGGACATCCGCGG GTCCATCGTCTACCTGGAGATCGACAACCGGCAGTGCGTGCAGTCCTCCTCCCAGTGCTTCCAGAGTACCACCGACGTGGCCGCATTCCTGAGTGCGCTCGCCTCCCTGGGCAGCCTCAACATCCCCTACAAGATCGAGGCTGTGCAGA GTGAGACCGTGGAGCCGCCCCCGCCCTCGCAGCTGCACTTCATGTACGTGGCCGCGGCTGCCTTTGTGCTCCTCTTCTTCGTGGGCTGCGGGGTGCTGCTGTCCCGAAAGCGCCGGCGGCAGCATGGCCAGCTCTGGTTCCCCGAGGGCTTCAAGGTGCCCGAGGCCAGCAAGAAGAAGCGGCGCGAGCCCCTCGGCGAGGACTCCGTGGGCCTCAA GCCGCTGAAGAACGCCTCGGACGGGGCCCTGATGGATGACAACCAGAATGAGTGGGGGGACGAGGACCTGGAGCCCAGGAAGTTCCGG TTCGAGGAGCCGGTCGTTCTGCCCGACCCGGATGACCAGACGGACCACCGGCAGTGGACCCAGCAGCACCTCGACGCGGCCGACCTGCGCCTGTCGGCCATGGCCCCCACGCCACCCCAGGGCGAGGTCGACGCCGACTGCATGGACGTCAACGTCCGAGGGCCAG ATGGCTTCACGCCACTCATGATCGCCTCCTGCAGCGGGGGCGGGCTCGAGACGGGCAacagcgaggaggaggaggacgcgCCGGCCGTCATCTCGGACTTCATCTACCAGGGCGCCAGCCTGCACAACCAGACGGACCGCACTGGCGAGACCGCCCTGCACCTGGCCGCCCGCTACTCGCGCTCCGATGCCGCCAAGCGCCTGCTGGAGGCCAGCGCCGACGCCAACATCCAGGACAACATGGGGCGAACCCCGCTGCATGCGGCCGTGTCTGCCGACGCACAGGGTGTTTTCCAG ATCCTGATCAGGAACCGAGCCACAGACCTGGACGCCCGCATGCACGACGGCACCACGCCGCTGATCCTGGCCGCCCGCCTGGCCGTGGAGGGCATGCTGGAGGACCTCATCAACTCGCACGCCGACGTCAACGCCGTGGACGACCTGG GCAAGTCGGCGCTGCACTGGGCTGCCGCCGTGAACAACGTGGACGCGGCTGTTGTGCTCCTGAAGAATGGAGCCAACAAGGACATGCAGAACAACAAG GAGGAGACGCCCCTGTTCCTGGCCGCCCGAGAGGGCAGCTATGAGACTGCCAAGGTGCTGCTGGACCACTTTGCCAACCGGGACATCACGGACCACATGGACCGCCTGCCGCGGGACATCGCGCAGGAGCGCATGCACCACGACATCGTGAGGCTGCTGGACGAGTATAACCTGGTGCgcagcccccagctgcacggcgcCACCCTGGGGGGCACGCCCACCCTGTCGCCCCCGCTCTGCTCGCCCAGCGGCTACCTGGGCAACCTCAAGCCAGCGGTGCAGGGCAAGAAGGCCCGCAAGCCCAGCGCCAAAGGCCTGGCCTGCGGCAGCAAGGAGGCCAAGGACCTCAAGGCACGGAGGAAGAAGTCCCAGGACGGCAAGGGCTGCCTGCTGGACAGCTCCAGCCTGCTGTCGCCTGTGGACTCCCTCGAGTCACCCCACGGCTACTTGTCGGATGTGGCCTCGccgcccctcctgccctccccgtTCCAGCAGTCTCCGTCCATGCCTCTCAGCCACCTGCCTGGCATGCCCGACACCCACCTGGGCCTCGGCCACCTGAACGTGGCAGCCAAGCCCGAGATGGCAGCGCTGGGCGGGGGCGGCCGGCTGGCCTTTGAGGCCGGCCCCCCGcgcctctcccacctgcctgtggCCTCTAGCACTGGCACGGTTCTGGGCTCCGGCGGCGGTGGGGGAGCCATGAATTTCGGCGTGGGTGGGGCCGCCAGCTTGAACGGCCAGTGTGAGTGGCTGTCCCGGCTGCAGAGCGGCCTGGTGCCGAACCAGTACAACCCGCTGCGAGGGAACGTGGCGTCGGGCACCCTGAGCACGCCGGCCCCCGCCCTCCAGCACGGCATGGTGGGCCCGCTGCACGGCAGCCTGGCTGCCAGCACCCTGTCCCAGATGATGAGCTACCAGGGCCTGCCCAACACGCGGCTGGCCACCCAGCCTCACCTGGGGCAGGCCCAGCAGGTGCAGCAGCAAAACTTACAGATGCAGCAGCAGAACCTGCCGCCGCCCAACATCCAGCAGCAGCAAAACCTGCAGCCGCCACAGCCGCATCTCGGCGTGAGCTCAGCGGCCAGCGGCCACCTGGGCCGGAGCTTCCTGGGCGGGGAGCCCAGCCAGGCGGACGTGCAGCCGCTGGGCCCCAGCAGCCTGACGGTGCACACCGTCCTGCCCCCCgagggcctggccctgcccacctcactGCCGTCCTCGCTGGCCCCACCCGTGACCACGGCGCAGTTTCTGACACCGCCCTCACAGCACAGCTACTCCTCCTCCCCTGTGGACAACACCCCCAGCCACCAGCTGCAGGTGCCCGAGCACCCCTTCCTCACCCCGTCCCCAGAGTCCCCCGACCAGTGGTCCAGCTCGTCCCCGCATTCCAACGTCTCCGACTGGTCCGAGGGCGTATCCAGCCCACCCACCAGCATGCAGTCGCAGATCGCCCACATTCCGGAGGCCTTCAAGTAA